In one Stegostoma tigrinum isolate sSteTig4 chromosome 28, sSteTig4.hap1, whole genome shotgun sequence genomic region, the following are encoded:
- the LOC125466676 gene encoding N-acetyllactosaminide alpha-1,3-galactosyltransferase-like isoform X1 — protein MALRWFSCVKYLVMKWKFILLFFMIFIINPELGLIFFRFLEGLLPMDVCHLPKGFKLKPGNHVDNYLDYWSRTDVQTCTNWKAPIIWDGTFNPEFYDATYEKRNIVIGLTVFAVGKYLDLYLETFLASADEHFMPGFSVIYYIFVDDLPKLERLNLQPNARRKIKSFQVKTHKRWQDISMSRMETISKLIEDHVKHEASYVFCFDVDQRFQGRFGTETLSESVAVLHAWYYRRPKFMYSYDRNPQSTAYLGGRGDFYYHAAVFGGTWQSVRNLTESCSRGILQDNQKNVEATWHDESHLNKYFWLHKPTKVLSPEYCWDRKIGFRRDIHVVRMLWAAKEYDISRQTD, from the exons ATGGCACTAAGGTGGTTCTCCTGTGTAAA GTACCTGGTGATGAAATGGAAATTCATTTTGTTATTCTTCATGATCTTCATCATCAATCCAGAATTGGGCCTTATATTCTTCAG GTTTTTGGAAGGGCTTCTTCCTATGGATGTGTGCCATTTGCCCAAAGGATTTAAATTAAAACCGGGAAACCATGTGGATAACTACCTGGATTATTG GAGCAGAACTGATGTGCAGACCTGTACAAATTGGAAAGCACCAATCATTTGGGATGGGACCTTTAACCCAGAGTTCTATGATGCAACATACGAGAAACGAAATATTGTTATTGGTCTCACGGTCTTTGCAGTTGGCAA GTACCTGGACCTGTACTTGGAGACTTTCTTGGCATCGGCTGATGAACATTTCATGCCTGGATTCTCGGTCATATATTATATATTCGTAGATGACTTGCCAAAGTTGGAAAGACTGAATCTGCAGCCGAATGCAAGACGCAAGATCAAGAGCTTCCAGGTGAAAACGCACAAGCGTTGGCAGGACATTTCAATGTCTCGCATGGAGACGATCAGCAAGCTGATTGAGGATCACGTCAAGCACGAAGCCAGTTATGTATTCTGCTTTGATGTGGATCAGCGATTCCAAGGACGCTTCGGAACGGAGACTCTCAGTGAGTCGGTGGCCGTCCTGCATGCCTGGTACTACCGGAGGCCAAAGTTCATGTACAGTTACGACCGCAACCCCCAATCCACAGCTTACCTGGGCGGCAGGGGGGATTTCTATTACCATGCTGCTGTGTTTGGTGGGACTTGGCAGAGCGTGCGGAACCTGACGGAAAGCTGCTCCCGCGGAATCCTGCAGGACAACCAGAAAAACGTGGAGGCCACTTGGCATGATGAGAGCCACCTCAACAAGTACTTCTGGCTGCACAAACCCACCAAGGTCCTGTCACCAGAATACTGCTGGGACCGGAAGATCGGATTCCGGCGAGACATCCATGTGGTCCGGATGTTGTGGGCCGCAAAAGAGTATGATATCAGTCGTCAAACTGACTGA
- the LOC125466676 gene encoding N-acetyllactosaminide alpha-1,3-galactosyltransferase-like isoform X7, producing MTGSRTDVQTCTNWKAPIIWDGTFNPEFYDATYEKRNIVIGLTVFAVGKYLDLYLETFLASADEHFMPGFSVIYYIFVDDLPKLERLNLQPNARRKIKSFQVKTHKRWQDISMSRMETISKLIEDHVKHEASYVFCFDVDQRFQGRFGTETLSESVAVLHAWYYRRPKFMYSYDRNPQSTAYLGGRGDFYYHAAVFGGTWQSVRNLTESCSRGILQDNQKNVEATWHDESHLNKYFWLHKPTKVLSPEYCWDRKIGFRRDIHVVRMLWAAKEYDISRQTD from the exons atgactgg GAGCAGAACTGATGTGCAGACCTGTACAAATTGGAAAGCACCAATCATTTGGGATGGGACCTTTAACCCAGAGTTCTATGATGCAACATACGAGAAACGAAATATTGTTATTGGTCTCACGGTCTTTGCAGTTGGCAA GTACCTGGACCTGTACTTGGAGACTTTCTTGGCATCGGCTGATGAACATTTCATGCCTGGATTCTCGGTCATATATTATATATTCGTAGATGACTTGCCAAAGTTGGAAAGACTGAATCTGCAGCCGAATGCAAGACGCAAGATCAAGAGCTTCCAGGTGAAAACGCACAAGCGTTGGCAGGACATTTCAATGTCTCGCATGGAGACGATCAGCAAGCTGATTGAGGATCACGTCAAGCACGAAGCCAGTTATGTATTCTGCTTTGATGTGGATCAGCGATTCCAAGGACGCTTCGGAACGGAGACTCTCAGTGAGTCGGTGGCCGTCCTGCATGCCTGGTACTACCGGAGGCCAAAGTTCATGTACAGTTACGACCGCAACCCCCAATCCACAGCTTACCTGGGCGGCAGGGGGGATTTCTATTACCATGCTGCTGTGTTTGGTGGGACTTGGCAGAGCGTGCGGAACCTGACGGAAAGCTGCTCCCGCGGAATCCTGCAGGACAACCAGAAAAACGTGGAGGCCACTTGGCATGATGAGAGCCACCTCAACAAGTACTTCTGGCTGCACAAACCCACCAAGGTCCTGTCACCAGAATACTGCTGGGACCGGAAGATCGGATTCCGGCGAGACATCCATGTGGTCCGGATGTTGTGGGCCGCAAAAGAGTATGATATCAGTCGTCAAACTGACTGA
- the LOC125466676 gene encoding N-acetyllactosaminide alpha-1,3-galactosyltransferase-like isoform X5 has protein sequence MDVCHLPKGFKLKPGNHVDNYLDYWSRTDVQTCTNWKAPIIWDGTFNPEFYDATYEKRNIVIGLTVFAVGKYLDLYLETFLASADEHFMPGFSVIYYIFVDDLPKLERLNLQPNARRKIKSFQVKTHKRWQDISMSRMETISKLIEDHVKHEASYVFCFDVDQRFQGRFGTETLSESVAVLHAWYYRRPKFMYSYDRNPQSTAYLGGRGDFYYHAAVFGGTWQSVRNLTESCSRGILQDNQKNVEATWHDESHLNKYFWLHKPTKVLSPEYCWDRKIGFRRDIHVVRMLWAAKEYDISRQTD, from the exons ATGGATGTGTGCCATTTGCCCAAAGGATTTAAATTAAAACCGGGAAACCATGTGGATAACTACCTGGATTATTG GAGCAGAACTGATGTGCAGACCTGTACAAATTGGAAAGCACCAATCATTTGGGATGGGACCTTTAACCCAGAGTTCTATGATGCAACATACGAGAAACGAAATATTGTTATTGGTCTCACGGTCTTTGCAGTTGGCAA GTACCTGGACCTGTACTTGGAGACTTTCTTGGCATCGGCTGATGAACATTTCATGCCTGGATTCTCGGTCATATATTATATATTCGTAGATGACTTGCCAAAGTTGGAAAGACTGAATCTGCAGCCGAATGCAAGACGCAAGATCAAGAGCTTCCAGGTGAAAACGCACAAGCGTTGGCAGGACATTTCAATGTCTCGCATGGAGACGATCAGCAAGCTGATTGAGGATCACGTCAAGCACGAAGCCAGTTATGTATTCTGCTTTGATGTGGATCAGCGATTCCAAGGACGCTTCGGAACGGAGACTCTCAGTGAGTCGGTGGCCGTCCTGCATGCCTGGTACTACCGGAGGCCAAAGTTCATGTACAGTTACGACCGCAACCCCCAATCCACAGCTTACCTGGGCGGCAGGGGGGATTTCTATTACCATGCTGCTGTGTTTGGTGGGACTTGGCAGAGCGTGCGGAACCTGACGGAAAGCTGCTCCCGCGGAATCCTGCAGGACAACCAGAAAAACGTGGAGGCCACTTGGCATGATGAGAGCCACCTCAACAAGTACTTCTGGCTGCACAAACCCACCAAGGTCCTGTCACCAGAATACTGCTGGGACCGGAAGATCGGATTCCGGCGAGACATCCATGTGGTCCGGATGTTGTGGGCCGCAAAAGAGTATGATATCAGTCGTCAAACTGACTGA
- the LOC125466676 gene encoding N-acetyllactosaminide alpha-1,3-galactosyltransferase-like isoform X4 → MSRFLEGLLPMDVCHLPKGFKLKPGNHVDNYLDYWSRTDVQTCTNWKAPIIWDGTFNPEFYDATYEKRNIVIGLTVFAVGKYLDLYLETFLASADEHFMPGFSVIYYIFVDDLPKLERLNLQPNARRKIKSFQVKTHKRWQDISMSRMETISKLIEDHVKHEASYVFCFDVDQRFQGRFGTETLSESVAVLHAWYYRRPKFMYSYDRNPQSTAYLGGRGDFYYHAAVFGGTWQSVRNLTESCSRGILQDNQKNVEATWHDESHLNKYFWLHKPTKVLSPEYCWDRKIGFRRDIHVVRMLWAAKEYDISRQTD, encoded by the exons ATGAGCAG GTTTTTGGAAGGGCTTCTTCCTATGGATGTGTGCCATTTGCCCAAAGGATTTAAATTAAAACCGGGAAACCATGTGGATAACTACCTGGATTATTG GAGCAGAACTGATGTGCAGACCTGTACAAATTGGAAAGCACCAATCATTTGGGATGGGACCTTTAACCCAGAGTTCTATGATGCAACATACGAGAAACGAAATATTGTTATTGGTCTCACGGTCTTTGCAGTTGGCAA GTACCTGGACCTGTACTTGGAGACTTTCTTGGCATCGGCTGATGAACATTTCATGCCTGGATTCTCGGTCATATATTATATATTCGTAGATGACTTGCCAAAGTTGGAAAGACTGAATCTGCAGCCGAATGCAAGACGCAAGATCAAGAGCTTCCAGGTGAAAACGCACAAGCGTTGGCAGGACATTTCAATGTCTCGCATGGAGACGATCAGCAAGCTGATTGAGGATCACGTCAAGCACGAAGCCAGTTATGTATTCTGCTTTGATGTGGATCAGCGATTCCAAGGACGCTTCGGAACGGAGACTCTCAGTGAGTCGGTGGCCGTCCTGCATGCCTGGTACTACCGGAGGCCAAAGTTCATGTACAGTTACGACCGCAACCCCCAATCCACAGCTTACCTGGGCGGCAGGGGGGATTTCTATTACCATGCTGCTGTGTTTGGTGGGACTTGGCAGAGCGTGCGGAACCTGACGGAAAGCTGCTCCCGCGGAATCCTGCAGGACAACCAGAAAAACGTGGAGGCCACTTGGCATGATGAGAGCCACCTCAACAAGTACTTCTGGCTGCACAAACCCACCAAGGTCCTGTCACCAGAATACTGCTGGGACCGGAAGATCGGATTCCGGCGAGACATCCATGTGGTCCGGATGTTGTGGGCCGCAAAAGAGTATGATATCAGTCGTCAAACTGACTGA
- the LOC125466676 gene encoding N-acetyllactosaminide alpha-1,3-galactosyltransferase-like isoform X6 codes for MKWKFILLFFMIFIINPELGLIFFRSRTDVQTCTNWKAPIIWDGTFNPEFYDATYEKRNIVIGLTVFAVGKYLDLYLETFLASADEHFMPGFSVIYYIFVDDLPKLERLNLQPNARRKIKSFQVKTHKRWQDISMSRMETISKLIEDHVKHEASYVFCFDVDQRFQGRFGTETLSESVAVLHAWYYRRPKFMYSYDRNPQSTAYLGGRGDFYYHAAVFGGTWQSVRNLTESCSRGILQDNQKNVEATWHDESHLNKYFWLHKPTKVLSPEYCWDRKIGFRRDIHVVRMLWAAKEYDISRQTD; via the exons ATGAAATGGAAATTCATTTTGTTATTCTTCATGATCTTCATCATCAATCCAGAATTGGGCCTTATATTCTTCAG GAGCAGAACTGATGTGCAGACCTGTACAAATTGGAAAGCACCAATCATTTGGGATGGGACCTTTAACCCAGAGTTCTATGATGCAACATACGAGAAACGAAATATTGTTATTGGTCTCACGGTCTTTGCAGTTGGCAA GTACCTGGACCTGTACTTGGAGACTTTCTTGGCATCGGCTGATGAACATTTCATGCCTGGATTCTCGGTCATATATTATATATTCGTAGATGACTTGCCAAAGTTGGAAAGACTGAATCTGCAGCCGAATGCAAGACGCAAGATCAAGAGCTTCCAGGTGAAAACGCACAAGCGTTGGCAGGACATTTCAATGTCTCGCATGGAGACGATCAGCAAGCTGATTGAGGATCACGTCAAGCACGAAGCCAGTTATGTATTCTGCTTTGATGTGGATCAGCGATTCCAAGGACGCTTCGGAACGGAGACTCTCAGTGAGTCGGTGGCCGTCCTGCATGCCTGGTACTACCGGAGGCCAAAGTTCATGTACAGTTACGACCGCAACCCCCAATCCACAGCTTACCTGGGCGGCAGGGGGGATTTCTATTACCATGCTGCTGTGTTTGGTGGGACTTGGCAGAGCGTGCGGAACCTGACGGAAAGCTGCTCCCGCGGAATCCTGCAGGACAACCAGAAAAACGTGGAGGCCACTTGGCATGATGAGAGCCACCTCAACAAGTACTTCTGGCTGCACAAACCCACCAAGGTCCTGTCACCAGAATACTGCTGGGACCGGAAGATCGGATTCCGGCGAGACATCCATGTGGTCCGGATGTTGTGGGCCGCAAAAGAGTATGATATCAGTCGTCAAACTGACTGA
- the LOC125466676 gene encoding N-acetyllactosaminide alpha-1,3-galactosyltransferase-like isoform X3 → MALRWFSCVKYLVMKWKFILLFFMIFIINPELGLIFFRSRTDVQTCTNWKAPIIWDGTFNPEFYDATYEKRNIVIGLTVFAVGKYLDLYLETFLASADEHFMPGFSVIYYIFVDDLPKLERLNLQPNARRKIKSFQVKTHKRWQDISMSRMETISKLIEDHVKHEASYVFCFDVDQRFQGRFGTETLSESVAVLHAWYYRRPKFMYSYDRNPQSTAYLGGRGDFYYHAAVFGGTWQSVRNLTESCSRGILQDNQKNVEATWHDESHLNKYFWLHKPTKVLSPEYCWDRKIGFRRDIHVVRMLWAAKEYDISRQTD, encoded by the exons ATGGCACTAAGGTGGTTCTCCTGTGTAAA GTACCTGGTGATGAAATGGAAATTCATTTTGTTATTCTTCATGATCTTCATCATCAATCCAGAATTGGGCCTTATATTCTTCAG GAGCAGAACTGATGTGCAGACCTGTACAAATTGGAAAGCACCAATCATTTGGGATGGGACCTTTAACCCAGAGTTCTATGATGCAACATACGAGAAACGAAATATTGTTATTGGTCTCACGGTCTTTGCAGTTGGCAA GTACCTGGACCTGTACTTGGAGACTTTCTTGGCATCGGCTGATGAACATTTCATGCCTGGATTCTCGGTCATATATTATATATTCGTAGATGACTTGCCAAAGTTGGAAAGACTGAATCTGCAGCCGAATGCAAGACGCAAGATCAAGAGCTTCCAGGTGAAAACGCACAAGCGTTGGCAGGACATTTCAATGTCTCGCATGGAGACGATCAGCAAGCTGATTGAGGATCACGTCAAGCACGAAGCCAGTTATGTATTCTGCTTTGATGTGGATCAGCGATTCCAAGGACGCTTCGGAACGGAGACTCTCAGTGAGTCGGTGGCCGTCCTGCATGCCTGGTACTACCGGAGGCCAAAGTTCATGTACAGTTACGACCGCAACCCCCAATCCACAGCTTACCTGGGCGGCAGGGGGGATTTCTATTACCATGCTGCTGTGTTTGGTGGGACTTGGCAGAGCGTGCGGAACCTGACGGAAAGCTGCTCCCGCGGAATCCTGCAGGACAACCAGAAAAACGTGGAGGCCACTTGGCATGATGAGAGCCACCTCAACAAGTACTTCTGGCTGCACAAACCCACCAAGGTCCTGTCACCAGAATACTGCTGGGACCGGAAGATCGGATTCCGGCGAGACATCCATGTGGTCCGGATGTTGTGGGCCGCAAAAGAGTATGATATCAGTCGTCAAACTGACTGA
- the LOC125466676 gene encoding N-acetyllactosaminide alpha-1,3-galactosyltransferase-like isoform X2: MKWKFILLFFMIFIINPELGLIFFRFLEGLLPMDVCHLPKGFKLKPGNHVDNYLDYWSRTDVQTCTNWKAPIIWDGTFNPEFYDATYEKRNIVIGLTVFAVGKYLDLYLETFLASADEHFMPGFSVIYYIFVDDLPKLERLNLQPNARRKIKSFQVKTHKRWQDISMSRMETISKLIEDHVKHEASYVFCFDVDQRFQGRFGTETLSESVAVLHAWYYRRPKFMYSYDRNPQSTAYLGGRGDFYYHAAVFGGTWQSVRNLTESCSRGILQDNQKNVEATWHDESHLNKYFWLHKPTKVLSPEYCWDRKIGFRRDIHVVRMLWAAKEYDISRQTD; the protein is encoded by the exons ATGAAATGGAAATTCATTTTGTTATTCTTCATGATCTTCATCATCAATCCAGAATTGGGCCTTATATTCTTCAG GTTTTTGGAAGGGCTTCTTCCTATGGATGTGTGCCATTTGCCCAAAGGATTTAAATTAAAACCGGGAAACCATGTGGATAACTACCTGGATTATTG GAGCAGAACTGATGTGCAGACCTGTACAAATTGGAAAGCACCAATCATTTGGGATGGGACCTTTAACCCAGAGTTCTATGATGCAACATACGAGAAACGAAATATTGTTATTGGTCTCACGGTCTTTGCAGTTGGCAA GTACCTGGACCTGTACTTGGAGACTTTCTTGGCATCGGCTGATGAACATTTCATGCCTGGATTCTCGGTCATATATTATATATTCGTAGATGACTTGCCAAAGTTGGAAAGACTGAATCTGCAGCCGAATGCAAGACGCAAGATCAAGAGCTTCCAGGTGAAAACGCACAAGCGTTGGCAGGACATTTCAATGTCTCGCATGGAGACGATCAGCAAGCTGATTGAGGATCACGTCAAGCACGAAGCCAGTTATGTATTCTGCTTTGATGTGGATCAGCGATTCCAAGGACGCTTCGGAACGGAGACTCTCAGTGAGTCGGTGGCCGTCCTGCATGCCTGGTACTACCGGAGGCCAAAGTTCATGTACAGTTACGACCGCAACCCCCAATCCACAGCTTACCTGGGCGGCAGGGGGGATTTCTATTACCATGCTGCTGTGTTTGGTGGGACTTGGCAGAGCGTGCGGAACCTGACGGAAAGCTGCTCCCGCGGAATCCTGCAGGACAACCAGAAAAACGTGGAGGCCACTTGGCATGATGAGAGCCACCTCAACAAGTACTTCTGGCTGCACAAACCCACCAAGGTCCTGTCACCAGAATACTGCTGGGACCGGAAGATCGGATTCCGGCGAGACATCCATGTGGTCCGGATGTTGTGGGCCGCAAAAGAGTATGATATCAGTCGTCAAACTGACTGA